A single window of Streptomyces sp. NBC_00464 DNA harbors:
- the purS gene encoding phosphoribosylformylglycinamidine synthase subunit PurS: MARVVVDVMLKPEILDPQGQAVQRALPRLGFEGIADVRQGKRFELEVEGPVDDAALTRIHEMAETFLANTVIEDFTVKVEKAEESK; the protein is encoded by the coding sequence GTGGCACGCGTCGTAGTCGACGTCATGCTCAAGCCCGAGATCCTCGACCCGCAGGGACAGGCTGTGCAGCGTGCGCTGCCCCGTCTCGGCTTCGAGGGAATCGCGGACGTACGTCAGGGAAAGCGTTTCGAGCTGGAGGTCGAGGGGCCGGTCGATGACGCCGCCCTCACCCGTATTCACGAGATGGCCGAGACGTTCCTCGCCAACACCGTGATCGAGGACTTCACCGTGAAGGTGGAGAAGGCCGAGGAGTCGAAGTGA
- a CDS encoding sulfatase family protein, with amino-acid sequence MPTRDSNTSSSNSLTRRAFGTAVGATAATAAVGLPAAPASAAPAETAAHEQPFRAARGRHSRRPNILFILGDDLGWADLSSYGSPDIRTPNLDRLGRQGVRFTDAYAGSATCSPTRFSLYTGRYPGRTKGGLAEPIADRSAGLEPTHPTLASLLRGAGYATALIGKWHCGYLPDYSPTKSGWDEFFGNFGGALEYYSKLGLGGEYDLYEGDAEYKDLRYYTRILTERASEYVQRDHDKPWLLNLNFTTPHWPWIAEGDTAESAEIVRKIKEGGLGGLFHADGGSVAKYKEMVEDLDRSVGEVLKALKRSGQEEDTLVFFASDNGGERFSYQWPLSGNKSSLQEGGIRVPAVLRWPARIDPHQVSGLPLFSPDWTATLLELGGARPDPAYPLDGISLAGYLLRGEQPKERDLFWRVRGERALRRGDWKYYRGRGGADQLFNLAHDQREQADRAAAEPELLAGLRAAWERTDAGLLPYPKAS; translated from the coding sequence ATGCCTACTCGTGACTCGAACACCAGTTCCAGCAATTCCTTGACCCGGCGCGCCTTCGGAACGGCTGTGGGTGCCACGGCCGCGACCGCCGCGGTGGGGCTGCCGGCCGCCCCTGCCTCCGCCGCACCGGCGGAGACGGCCGCACACGAGCAGCCTTTCCGGGCAGCCCGGGGCCGGCACTCCCGGCGTCCCAACATCCTCTTCATCCTCGGGGACGACCTCGGCTGGGCCGATCTCTCCTCCTACGGTTCGCCGGACATCCGCACCCCGAATCTGGACCGGCTCGGCCGGCAGGGAGTGCGGTTCACCGACGCCTACGCCGGGTCCGCGACCTGCTCGCCGACCCGGTTCAGCCTGTACACGGGCCGCTACCCCGGGCGCACGAAGGGCGGCCTCGCCGAACCCATCGCAGACCGCTCGGCCGGTCTCGAACCCACCCATCCGACCCTCGCCTCGCTGCTGCGCGGTGCCGGGTACGCGACCGCGCTGATCGGCAAGTGGCACTGCGGCTATCTGCCGGACTACAGCCCCACCAAGTCGGGCTGGGACGAGTTCTTCGGCAACTTCGGCGGGGCGCTGGAGTACTACTCGAAGCTCGGCCTCGGCGGCGAGTACGACCTCTACGAGGGCGATGCCGAGTACAAGGACCTGCGGTACTACACCCGCATCCTCACCGAGCGGGCGAGCGAGTACGTACAGCGCGACCACGACAAGCCATGGCTGCTGAACCTCAACTTCACCACCCCGCACTGGCCCTGGATCGCCGAGGGCGACACGGCGGAGAGCGCCGAGATCGTACGGAAGATCAAGGAGGGCGGCCTCGGCGGGCTGTTCCACGCCGACGGGGGATCGGTCGCCAAGTACAAGGAGATGGTCGAGGATCTGGACCGGTCGGTCGGCGAGGTGCTGAAGGCGCTGAAGCGGTCCGGCCAGGAGGAGGACACCCTGGTGTTCTTCGCCAGCGACAACGGCGGTGAGCGCTTCTCGTACCAGTGGCCGCTCTCCGGCAACAAGAGCTCGCTCCAGGAGGGCGGCATCCGGGTCCCGGCCGTGCTGCGCTGGCCGGCCAGGATCGACCCGCACCAGGTGAGCGGTCTGCCGCTGTTCTCGCCCGACTGGACGGCGACACTGCTGGAACTCGGTGGCGCCCGGCCCGATCCGGCCTACCCGCTGGACGGCATCAGCCTCGCCGGATACCTGCTGCGGGGCGAACAGCCGAAGGAGCGGGACCTGTTCTGGCGGGTACGCGGGGAGCGTGCGCTGCGCCGCGGCGACTGGAAGTACTACCGGGGCAGGGGTGGGGCCGATCAGCTCTTCAACCTGGCGCACGACCAGCGGGAGCAGGCCGACCGGGCCGCCGCCGAACCGGAGCTGCTGGCCGGACTGCGGGCAGCCTGGGAACGGACGGACGCCGGCCTGCTGCCGTACCCGAAGGCCTCCTGA
- a CDS encoding DUF3073 domain-containing protein, whose amino-acid sequence MGRGRAKAKQTKVARQLKYSSGGTDLSRLANELGASPSSQPPNAEPFEDDDEEDDPYAQYADQYNDDDDEDEDDKSGPSSQRRGA is encoded by the coding sequence ATGGGGCGCGGCCGGGCAAAGGCCAAGCAGACCAAGGTCGCCCGTCAGCTGAAGTACAGCAGCGGCGGGACTGACCTGTCGCGTCTGGCCAATGAGCTGGGCGCATCACCTTCGAGTCAACCACCGAACGCCGAGCCGTTCGAGGACGACGACGAGGAAGATGACCCGTACGCACAGTACGCGGATCAGTACAACGACGACGATGACGAGGACGAGGACGACAAGTCCGGTCCGTCGTCACAGCGCCGCGGCGCTTGA
- the purQ gene encoding phosphoribosylformylglycinamidine synthase subunit PurQ translates to MTARIGVVTFPGTLDDQDSLRAVRVAGAEPVSLWHRDKDLHQVDAVILAGGFSYGDYLRAGAISRFSPVMETVIEQAKAGMPVLGICNGFQILTEAHLLPGAMLRNNHLHFICRDQKLRVENAETAWTSDYSAGQEISVPLKNMDGRYTADEHTLDELEAEGRVAFRYVDVNPNGSLRDIAGITNAAGNVVGLMPHPEHAVEPLIGTGGTDGLGFFTSIIKKLVNA, encoded by the coding sequence GTGACTGCTCGTATCGGAGTCGTCACCTTTCCGGGCACGCTCGACGACCAGGACAGCCTTCGGGCCGTACGAGTCGCCGGCGCCGAACCTGTATCGCTGTGGCACCGCGACAAGGACCTGCACCAGGTCGACGCGGTCATCCTCGCGGGCGGCTTCTCCTACGGCGACTATCTGCGGGCCGGAGCCATCTCCCGCTTCTCGCCGGTCATGGAGACGGTGATCGAGCAGGCGAAGGCGGGCATGCCGGTTCTCGGCATCTGCAACGGCTTCCAGATCCTGACCGAGGCGCATCTGCTGCCCGGCGCGATGCTGCGCAACAACCACCTGCACTTCATCTGCCGCGACCAGAAGCTCCGTGTCGAGAACGCGGAGACCGCCTGGACCTCGGACTACTCCGCGGGCCAGGAAATCTCCGTACCGCTCAAGAACATGGACGGCCGCTACACCGCCGACGAGCACACGCTCGACGAGCTGGAGGCCGAGGGGCGCGTCGCGTTCCGCTACGTGGACGTCAACCCCAACGGCTCGCTGCGCGACATCGCCGGCATCACCAATGCCGCGGGCAACGTCGTCGGCCTGATGCCGCACCCGGAGCACGCTGTCGAGCCGCTGATCGGCACCGGCGGCACCGACGGTCTCGGTTTCTTCACCTCGATCATCAAGAAGCTGGTCAACGCATGA
- the purF gene encoding amidophosphoribosyltransferase, which translates to MPRGDGRLNHDLLPGEKGPQDACGVFGVWAPGEEVAKLTYFGLYALQHRGQESAGIAVSNGSQILVFKDMGLVSQVFDETSLGSLQGHIAVGHARYSTTGASVWENAQPTFRATAHGSIALGHNGNLVNTAQLAEMVADLPRKDGRATQVAATNDTDLVTALLAGQTDDDGKPLTIEEAATRVLPEVKGAFSLVFMDEHTLYAARDPQGIRPLVLGRLERGWVVASESAALDICGASFVREIEPGELVAIDENGLRTSRFAEAKPKGCVFEYVYLARPDTDIAGRNVYLSRVEMGRKLAAEAPVEADLVIATPESGTPAAIGYAEASGIPFGAGLVKNAYVGRTFIQPSQTIRQLGIRLKLNPLKEVIKGKRLVVVDDSIVRGNTQRALVRMLREAGAAEIHIRISSPPVKWPCFFGIDFATRAELIANGMSVDEIATSMGADSLSYISLDAMIEATTIDKPNLCRACFDGEYPMELPDPELLGKQLLETELAAGPAATAAADALRRP; encoded by the coding sequence GTGCCTCGTGGTGATGGACGACTCAACCACGACCTGCTCCCCGGAGAGAAAGGCCCCCAGGACGCTTGTGGCGTCTTCGGTGTCTGGGCTCCGGGCGAAGAGGTCGCCAAGCTCACCTATTTCGGACTGTATGCCCTGCAGCACCGTGGACAGGAGTCCGCGGGCATCGCAGTGAGCAACGGGTCCCAGATCCTGGTCTTCAAGGACATGGGACTGGTCTCGCAGGTCTTCGACGAAACGTCTCTGGGATCGCTCCAGGGCCATATCGCGGTCGGTCATGCCCGTTACTCCACCACCGGTGCCTCGGTGTGGGAGAACGCGCAGCCGACGTTCCGTGCGACCGCGCACGGTTCGATCGCCCTGGGTCATAACGGCAACCTGGTCAACACGGCCCAGCTCGCCGAGATGGTCGCCGACCTTCCGCGCAAGGACGGTCGCGCCACCCAGGTCGCCGCGACCAACGACACCGACCTCGTGACCGCGCTGCTCGCCGGCCAGACCGACGACGACGGCAAGCCGCTCACCATCGAGGAAGCCGCCACCAGGGTGCTTCCCGAGGTGAAGGGCGCCTTCTCCCTCGTCTTCATGGATGAGCACACCCTCTACGCGGCCCGTGACCCGCAGGGCATCCGCCCGCTGGTCCTCGGCCGGCTGGAGCGCGGCTGGGTGGTGGCCTCCGAGTCCGCCGCCCTCGACATCTGCGGCGCCAGCTTCGTCCGCGAGATCGAGCCGGGCGAGCTCGTCGCCATCGACGAGAACGGCCTGCGCACCTCCCGCTTCGCAGAAGCGAAGCCCAAGGGCTGCGTCTTCGAGTACGTCTACCTGGCCCGCCCCGACACCGACATCGCCGGGCGCAACGTCTACCTCTCCCGGGTGGAGATGGGCCGCAAGCTGGCCGCCGAAGCCCCGGTCGAGGCCGATCTGGTCATAGCGACACCGGAGTCCGGCACCCCCGCCGCCATCGGTTACGCGGAGGCCAGCGGCATCCCGTTCGGCGCCGGACTGGTGAAGAACGCCTATGTCGGCCGTACCTTCATCCAGCCGTCCCAGACCATCCGGCAGCTCGGCATCCGCCTCAAGCTGAACCCGCTCAAGGAAGTCATCAAGGGCAAGCGGCTGGTGGTCGTCGACGACTCGATCGTCCGCGGCAACACCCAGCGCGCACTCGTCCGGATGCTCCGCGAGGCCGGCGCCGCCGAGATCCACATCCGGATCTCGTCCCCGCCGGTGAAGTGGCCCTGCTTCTTCGGTATCGACTTCGCCACCCGCGCCGAGCTGATCGCCAACGGCATGTCCGTCGACGAGATCGCCACGTCGATGGGGGCCGACTCGCTCTCGTACATCTCGCTCGACGCGATGATCGAGGCGACGACGATCGACAAGCCGAATCTGTGCCGCGCCTGCTTCGACGGCGAGTACCCGATGGAGCTTCCGGACCCGGAGCTGCTCGGCAAGCAGCTGCTGGAGACCGAGCTGGCGGCAGGCCCTGCGGCGACCGCCGCGGCCGACGCGCTGCGCCGTCCGTGA
- the purM gene encoding phosphoribosylformylglycinamidine cyclo-ligase — protein sequence MSETTGASYAAAGVDIEAGDRAVELMKQWVKKTQRPEVAGLGGLGGFAGLFDASALKRYERPLLASATDGVGTKVDLARQMGVYDTIGHDLVGMVVDDLVVCGAEPLFMTDYICVGKVHPERVAAIVKGIAEGCVLAGCALVGGETAEHPGLLGPDDFDVAGAGTGVVEADRLLGPDRIRKGDAVIAMASSGLHSNGYSLVRHVVFDRAGWTLDREVEEFGRTLGEELLEPTRIYSLDCLALTRTTEVHGFSHVTGGGLANNLARVIPDGLHATVDRSTWTPGAVFDLVGKAGQVEQLELEKTLNMGVGMIAIVPAESVDAALTTLADRGVDSWVAGEITDRGAHTTGAELVGTYAR from the coding sequence ATGTCTGAGACAACAGGTGCTTCCTACGCGGCAGCGGGCGTCGACATCGAGGCCGGCGACCGTGCCGTAGAGCTGATGAAGCAGTGGGTGAAGAAGACGCAGCGCCCCGAGGTCGCGGGCCTCGGCGGGCTCGGCGGCTTCGCCGGACTCTTCGACGCCTCGGCGCTCAAGCGCTACGAGCGTCCGCTGCTCGCCTCCGCCACGGACGGCGTCGGCACGAAGGTCGACCTCGCCCGTCAGATGGGCGTGTACGACACCATCGGCCACGACCTCGTCGGCATGGTCGTGGACGACCTCGTCGTCTGCGGTGCCGAGCCGCTGTTCATGACCGACTACATCTGTGTCGGCAAGGTGCATCCCGAGCGTGTCGCGGCCATCGTGAAGGGCATCGCCGAAGGCTGTGTGCTGGCAGGCTGCGCCCTGGTCGGCGGCGAGACCGCCGAACACCCCGGCCTGCTCGGCCCGGACGACTTCGATGTCGCCGGCGCCGGTACGGGTGTGGTCGAGGCCGACCGGCTGCTGGGCCCGGACCGTATTCGCAAGGGTGACGCCGTCATCGCGATGGCGTCGTCCGGTCTTCACTCCAACGGGTACTCGCTCGTCCGCCACGTCGTCTTCGACCGGGCCGGCTGGACGCTGGACCGCGAGGTCGAGGAGTTCGGCCGGACGCTCGGCGAGGAGCTCCTGGAGCCCACCAGGATCTACTCCCTGGACTGCCTGGCCCTGACCCGTACGACCGAGGTGCACGGCTTCAGCCACGTCACCGGCGGCGGACTGGCCAACAACCTGGCCCGGGTCATCCCGGACGGCCTGCACGCCACGGTGGACCGCTCCACCTGGACGCCCGGCGCGGTCTTCGACCTCGTGGGCAAGGCCGGTCAGGTCGAGCAGCTGGAACTGGAGAAGACGCTCAACATGGGCGTCGGCATGATCGCGATCGTCCCGGCCGAATCGGTGGACGCCGCGCTGACGACCCTCGCCGACCGTGGGGTCGACTCCTGGGTGGCGGGCGAGATCACCGACCGCGGTGCGCACACCACGGGCGCGGAGCTCGTGGGCACGTACGCGCGCTGA
- a CDS encoding TetR/AcrR family transcriptional regulator: MSEGLGLRERKKIQTRRRLLAEAMRLFGDRGFDQVSVAEIAEAADVSKMTVFNYFDSKEDLVLAPLEEHIGDVAQVVRDRAPGESVVTGVRRQFLAAVESRDPAVGMSDAPVVLGLLQLIQQTPALLTRAHAFFVRTGELLADVLVDEGEEPAVARIVAAQLIGTRNALIAENQRRLLAGEAADAIAADAEVLAARGFGLLETGLSGFATRA, from the coding sequence CTGTCTGAGGGGCTGGGCCTGCGCGAGCGCAAGAAGATCCAGACGCGACGCCGTCTGCTGGCCGAGGCCATGAGGCTCTTCGGCGACCGTGGGTTCGACCAGGTCTCGGTCGCGGAGATCGCCGAAGCGGCCGACGTGTCGAAGATGACTGTCTTCAACTACTTCGACAGCAAAGAAGATCTGGTTCTCGCTCCTCTGGAGGAGCACATCGGCGATGTCGCCCAGGTGGTACGGGACCGGGCGCCCGGCGAGTCGGTGGTGACCGGCGTGCGGCGCCAGTTCCTGGCTGCCGTCGAGAGCCGGGATCCCGCGGTCGGGATGAGCGATGCGCCGGTGGTCCTCGGGCTCCTCCAGCTCATCCAGCAGACACCGGCCCTGCTCACCCGGGCCCACGCCTTCTTTGTCCGCACCGGCGAGCTGCTCGCCGATGTCCTGGTCGACGAGGGCGAGGAGCCGGCCGTCGCGCGCATCGTGGCCGCCCAGCTGATCGGCACCCGCAACGCCCTGATCGCCGAGAACCAGCGCCGGCTGCTGGCCGGCGAAGCGGCCGACGCGATCGCGGCGGATGCCGAAGTGCTCGCCGCGCGAGGTTTCGGCCTGCTTGAGACGGGCCTGAGCGGCTTCGCGACCCGCGCCTGA
- the purL gene encoding phosphoribosylformylglycinamidine synthase subunit PurL, which produces MSLDTVKHAAETPDVEQPWKELGLKEDEYARVREILGRRPTGAELAMYSVMWSEHCSYKSSKVHLKQFGEKVPENDAMLVGIGENAGVVDVGQGYAVTFKVESHNHPSYIEPYQGAATGVGGIVRDILAMGARPIAVVDPLRFGAADHPDTRRVLPGIVAGIGGYGNCLGLPNIGGEVVFDACYQGNPLVNAGCIGVMKHEDIHLAQASGPGNKVILYGARTGGDGIGGVSVLASETFDDSKPTKRPAVQVGDPFQEKLLIECTLEIFKEKLVAGIQDLGGAGLSCATSELASAGSGGMRVELDTVPLRDSSLSPEEILMSESQERMCAIVEPQHVDRFLEICEKWDVIATVIGEVTEGSQLEIFWHGEQIVDVPPRSVAHEGPTYHRPFARPSWQDALQADDAGKLARPANGAELREQVLRLVSSPNQASKSWITDQYDRFVQGNTVLAMPEDAGMVRIDEESNLGVAMATDGNGRYAKLDPYTGAQLALAESYRNVAASGAKPLAISDCLNFGSPEDPDVMWQFAEATRGLADGCLELGTPVTGGNVSLYNQTGETAIHPTPVVAVLGVIDDVTRRTPVAFKEEGQLLYLLGDTHEEFGGSAWSEVVHQHLGGMPPKVDLGREKLLGEILISASRDGMIDAAHDLSDGGLIQAVTESCLRGGKGARLVVPDGLDAFTFLFSESAGRAIVSIPRSEELRFNDMCGARGLPVTRIGVVDGEEIEIQGEFSIPLDELRTAHEGTIPALLA; this is translated from the coding sequence ATGAGCCTGGACACGGTCAAGCACGCGGCCGAAACCCCGGATGTGGAGCAGCCCTGGAAGGAGCTCGGCCTCAAGGAGGACGAGTACGCCCGGGTCCGCGAGATCCTGGGCCGCCGCCCCACCGGTGCCGAGCTCGCCATGTACTCCGTGATGTGGTCCGAGCACTGCTCCTACAAGAGCAGCAAGGTCCACCTCAAGCAGTTCGGCGAGAAGGTCCCGGAGAACGACGCGATGCTCGTCGGCATCGGCGAGAACGCCGGTGTGGTCGATGTCGGTCAGGGTTACGCGGTCACCTTCAAGGTCGAGTCGCACAACCACCCCTCGTACATCGAGCCCTACCAGGGTGCGGCCACCGGCGTCGGCGGCATCGTCCGCGACATCCTCGCCATGGGCGCCCGTCCGATCGCGGTCGTCGACCCGCTGCGCTTCGGTGCGGCCGACCACCCCGACACCCGGCGCGTCCTGCCGGGCATCGTCGCGGGCATCGGCGGCTACGGCAACTGTCTCGGCCTGCCGAACATCGGCGGCGAGGTCGTCTTCGACGCCTGCTACCAGGGCAACCCGCTCGTCAACGCCGGCTGCATCGGCGTGATGAAGCACGAGGACATCCACCTGGCCCAGGCCTCCGGCCCCGGCAACAAGGTGATCCTTTACGGTGCCCGCACCGGCGGCGACGGCATCGGCGGCGTCTCCGTGCTTGCCTCGGAGACCTTCGACGACAGCAAGCCCACCAAGCGGCCCGCCGTCCAGGTCGGCGACCCGTTCCAGGAGAAGCTCCTCATCGAGTGCACCCTGGAGATCTTCAAGGAGAAGCTCGTCGCGGGCATCCAGGACCTCGGCGGCGCCGGGCTCTCCTGTGCCACCTCCGAGCTGGCCTCGGCCGGTTCCGGCGGTATGCGCGTCGAGCTGGACACCGTGCCGCTGCGCGACTCCTCCCTCTCGCCCGAGGAAATCCTCATGAGCGAGTCGCAGGAGCGCATGTGCGCGATCGTCGAGCCGCAGCACGTGGACCGCTTCCTGGAGATCTGCGAGAAGTGGGACGTCATCGCCACCGTCATCGGTGAGGTGACCGAGGGCTCCCAGCTGGAGATCTTCTGGCACGGCGAGCAGATCGTGGACGTGCCGCCGCGGTCCGTCGCCCACGAGGGCCCGACCTACCACCGCCCGTTCGCCCGCCCGTCCTGGCAGGACGCGCTGCAGGCCGACGACGCCGGAAAGCTGGCCCGCCCGGCCAACGGCGCGGAGCTGCGCGAGCAGGTCCTGCGGCTGGTCTCCTCGCCGAACCAGGCGTCGAAGTCCTGGATCACGGACCAGTACGACCGGTTCGTGCAGGGCAACACCGTGCTCGCGATGCCCGAGGACGCCGGCATGGTCCGCATCGACGAGGAGTCCAACCTCGGTGTGGCCATGGCGACCGACGGCAACGGCCGGTACGCGAAGCTCGACCCGTACACCGGTGCGCAGCTCGCGCTGGCGGAGTCGTACCGCAACGTCGCCGCCTCCGGCGCCAAGCCGCTCGCCATCTCGGACTGCCTGAACTTCGGTTCGCCCGAGGACCCGGACGTCATGTGGCAGTTCGCCGAGGCCACCCGCGGTCTGGCGGACGGCTGCCTGGAGCTGGGCACCCCGGTCACCGGCGGCAATGTGTCGCTGTACAACCAGACCGGTGAGACGGCGATCCACCCGACGCCGGTCGTGGCCGTGCTCGGTGTGATCGACGACGTCACGCGGCGCACGCCGGTCGCCTTCAAGGAAGAGGGCCAGCTCCTCTACCTGCTGGGTGACACGCACGAGGAGTTCGGCGGCTCGGCCTGGTCCGAGGTCGTCCACCAGCACCTCGGCGGCATGCCGCCCAAGGTCGACCTGGGCCGCGAGAAGCTGCTCGGCGAGATCCTGATCTCGGCGTCCCGCGACGGCATGATCGACGCGGCGCACGACCTCTCCGACGGCGGCCTGATCCAGGCGGTCACCGAGTCCTGCCTGCGCGGCGGGAAGGGTGCCCGGCTGGTCGTGCCGGACGGACTGGACGCGTTCACGTTCCTGTTCTCCGAGTCGGCGGGACGCGCGATCGTCTCGATCCCGCGCAGCGAGGAGCTCCGGTTCAACGACATGTGCGGGGCGCGGGGTCTGCCCGTGACCCGGATCGGTGTCGTGGACGGCGAGGAGATCGAGATCCAGGGCGAGTTCAGCATTCCGCTGGACGAGCTGCGTACGGCGCACGAGGGAACGATCCCCGCGCTGCTCGCGTAG
- a CDS encoding Leu/Phe/Val dehydrogenase, protein MTDVTDGVLHTLFHSDQGGHEQVVLCQDRASGLKAVIAIHSTALGPALGGTRFYPYASEEEAVADALNLARGMSYKNAMAGLDHGGGKAVIIGDPEQIKTEELLLAYGRFVASLGGRYVTACDVGTYVADMDVVARECRWTTGRSPENGGAGDSSVLTAFGVFQGMRASAQHLWGDPTLRGRKVGVAGVGKVGHHLVEHLLSDGAEVVITDVRDESVRRITEKHPEVAVVADTEALIRTEGLDIYAPCALGGALNDVTVPVLTASVVCGAANNQLAHPGVEKDLADRSILYAPDYVVNAGGVIQVADELHGFDFDRCRAKASKIFDTTLAIFARAKADGIPPAAAADRIAEQRMAEARRS, encoded by the coding sequence GTGACCGATGTGACCGACGGCGTCCTGCACACCCTGTTCCACTCGGATCAGGGGGGCCACGAACAAGTCGTGCTCTGCCAGGACCGTGCCAGCGGCCTCAAGGCCGTCATCGCCATCCACTCCACCGCCCTGGGCCCGGCCCTCGGCGGCACCCGCTTCTACCCTTACGCCTCCGAGGAGGAGGCCGTCGCGGACGCGCTGAACCTGGCGCGCGGCATGTCGTACAAGAACGCCATGGCCGGTCTCGACCACGGCGGCGGCAAGGCGGTCATCATCGGTGACCCCGAGCAGATCAAGACCGAGGAACTCCTGCTGGCCTACGGCCGTTTCGTGGCCTCGCTCGGCGGGCGCTACGTGACGGCCTGCGATGTCGGCACGTACGTCGCCGACATGGACGTCGTGGCCCGTGAGTGCCGCTGGACCACCGGCCGCTCCCCCGAGAACGGCGGCGCCGGCGACTCCTCCGTGCTCACCGCGTTCGGCGTCTTCCAGGGCATGCGGGCCTCCGCCCAGCACCTCTGGGGCGACCCGACGCTGCGTGGCCGGAAAGTGGGGGTCGCGGGCGTCGGGAAGGTGGGCCACCACCTCGTCGAGCACCTGCTGTCGGACGGCGCCGAGGTCGTGATCACGGATGTACGGGACGAGTCCGTGCGCCGGATCACCGAGAAGCACCCCGAGGTCGCCGTCGTGGCCGACACCGAGGCGCTGATCCGTACCGAAGGTCTGGACATCTACGCGCCGTGCGCACTCGGCGGCGCGCTGAACGACGTCACCGTTCCGGTGCTCACCGCCTCGGTGGTGTGCGGTGCGGCCAACAACCAGCTCGCGCACCCGGGCGTCGAGAAGGACCTGGCGGACCGCTCGATCCTCTACGCACCCGACTACGTGGTGAACGCGGGTGGTGTCATCCAGGTCGCGGACGAGCTGCACGGCTTCGACTTCGACCGGTGCAGGGCGAAGGCGTCGAAGATCTTCGACACGACGCTGGCCATCTTTGCGCGCGCGAAGGCTGACGGCATTCCGCCGGCCGCCGCCGCCGACCGGATCGCCGAGCAGCGCATGGCCGAAGCCCGCCGTAGCTGA
- the bldC gene encoding developmental transcriptional regulator BldC — MTARTPDAEPLLTPAEVATMFRVDPKTVTRWAKAGKLTSIRTLGGHRRYREAEVRALLAGIPQQRSEA; from the coding sequence ATGACCGCTCGCACCCCTGATGCCGAGCCGCTGCTGACCCCGGCTGAGGTTGCCACGATGTTCCGCGTGGACCCGAAGACGGTTACCCGTTGGGCCAAGGCAGGCAAGCTCACGTCCATCCGCACGCTCGGTGGACATCGCCGGTACCGCGAGGCAGAGGTCCGCGCACTGCTTGCGGGTATTCCGCAGCAGCGCAGCGAGGCCTGA
- a CDS encoding maleylpyruvate isomerase family mycothiol-dependent enzyme: MPPSQKPARRYDPVRTRAAVLAQFAHVRSAVSTLTSQQLNAPSGLGAWTVRELAVHLTMALSHVSRTLELPEPALAKPEVSLLEWPFSTAGRAGRIADDTVALAAAHPDVDALYAEVADRFEALVPGAPEDRLLATRVGAMRLGDFLVTRTVELVVHTYDLNEATGLGIPYDRQALAACTRLLADALAEKAPGGSVEVRVPPFAVVQCVQGPRHTRGTPPNVVETDPLTWIGLATGRTEWAQELDAAKVSASGERADLAALLPLMG; encoded by the coding sequence ATGCCGCCGTCCCAGAAGCCCGCCCGCCGCTACGACCCGGTCAGGACCCGCGCCGCGGTCCTGGCGCAGTTCGCCCATGTCCGGTCCGCCGTCAGCACCCTGACGTCTCAGCAGCTGAATGCGCCGAGCGGACTCGGCGCGTGGACGGTGCGTGAGCTCGCCGTCCACCTGACCATGGCGCTCTCGCATGTCAGCCGGACCCTGGAGCTCCCCGAACCGGCCCTCGCCAAGCCCGAGGTGAGCTTGCTGGAGTGGCCGTTCTCCACGGCTGGGCGGGCCGGCCGGATCGCCGATGACACTGTGGCGCTCGCCGCCGCTCACCCCGATGTGGACGCCCTGTACGCAGAGGTGGCCGACCGCTTCGAGGCGCTGGTGCCGGGCGCTCCCGAGGACCGCCTGCTGGCCACCCGGGTCGGTGCCATGCGGCTCGGGGACTTCCTGGTGACCCGCACCGTGGAGCTGGTCGTCCACACGTACGACCTCAACGAGGCGACCGGGCTCGGTATCCCGTACGACCGCCAGGCGCTCGCTGCCTGCACCCGGCTGCTTGCCGACGCCCTGGCGGAGAAGGCGCCGGGGGGCTCGGTCGAGGTGCGGGTCCCGCCCTTCGCGGTCGTCCAGTGCGTCCAGGGCCCCCGGCACACGCGCGGTACGCCGCCCAACGTGGTCGAGACCGACCCGCTCACCTGGATCGGGCTCGCCACCGGGCGTACGGAGTGGGCACAGGAACTGGACGCGGCCAAGGTCAGCGCCAGTGGTGAACGGGCTGACCTTGCCGCGCTGCTGCCCCTGATGGGGTGA
- a CDS encoding putative leader peptide → MQPLGDHTVTLVERRHVDLGRVSSAICRHA, encoded by the coding sequence ATGCAGCCCCTCGGTGACCACACGGTCACGCTCGTGGAGCGCCGTCACGTCGATCTGGGACGTGTTTCGAGCGCCATCTGTCGCCACGCCTGA